Proteins from one Actinomycetes bacterium genomic window:
- a CDS encoding DUF3499 domain-containing protein, translating to MSSLRKCSKPSCTRSAIATLTYVYADCTAVLGPLATYAEPHCYDLCQAHSERLTAPRGWEVVRLQPDPDALRPSSDDLEALADAVREAGRERESQPPASPPPPPGTLEVTRRGHLRVLRDAEG from the coding sequence GTGAGTTCCTTGCGCAAGTGCAGTAAGCCATCGTGCACGAGGTCGGCTATTGCCACGCTCACCTACGTCTACGCAGACTGCACCGCCGTTCTGGGACCGTTGGCGACCTACGCGGAACCGCACTGCTACGACTTGTGCCAAGCGCACAGTGAGCGACTCACCGCGCCGAGGGGTTGGGAAGTAGTTCGACTTCAGCCAGATCCGGACGCGCTGCGCCCCAGCAGTGATGATCTGGAGGCACTCGCCGACGCGGTCCGAGAGGCGGGTCGAGAACGAGAGAGTCAGCCGCCGGCATCACCACCGCCGCCGCCCGGAACTCTCGAAGTCACCCGTCGGGGTCATTTGCGAGTGCTGCGGGACGCTGAGGGGTAA